From Aspergillus fumigatus Af293 chromosome 3, whole genome shotgun sequence, a single genomic window includes:
- the tif34 gene encoding translation initiation factor eIF3 subunit i, whose amino-acid sequence MRPILLSGHERSLNQIKFNRDGDLLFSVAKDKIVCAWWSANGERLGTYSGHQGAIWTVDVSPNTVLLATGSADNTVRLWNVKTGECVKVWDFPTAVKRVAFNPDGSRLLAVTEKRMGFLGTIAVLDINYGDSQGGGLENQADEPSLRITCTESKATVAGWSYLGKYIIAGHEDGSVSQYDGKTGEQLENVQAHEFDHQINDIQFSQDRTYFITASKDKSAKLISSRNLAILKTYVADTPLNSATITPKKDYVILGGGQAAMDVTTTSARQGKFEARFYHKVFEDEIGRVRGHFGPLNTVDVHPNGTAYASGGEDGYVRVHHFDKPYFDFMYEVEREQLRK is encoded by the exons ATGAGGCCTATTCTGCTCTCGGGCCAT GAACGGTCCCTCAACCAGATCAAATTCAACCGCGATGGCGATCTCCTGTTCTCCGTGGCGAAGGATAAGATTGTATGTGCTTGGTGGTCGGCCAACGGCGAGCGACTTGGTACCTACAGTGGCCACCAGGGTGCCATCTGGACGGTCGATGTCAGCCCCAACACAGTTCTCCTGGCGACCGGCTCGGCAGACAACACTGTGCGACTTTGGAACGTCAAGACTGGCGAGTGTGTTAAGGTCTGGGATTTCCCTACCGCTGTGAAGCGGGTCGCATTCAACCCCGATGGAAGCAGGCTGCTGGCTGTGACGGAAAAGCGTATGGGATTCCTCGGTACGATCGCTGTGCTCGACATCAATTATGGGGATAGTCAGGGTGGTGGTCTAGAGAACCAGGCCGATGAGCCTAGCTTGAGAATCACCTGCACAGAAAGCAAGGCCACCGTGGCGGGCTGGAGTTATCTGGGCAAGTACATCATTGCTGGACACGAAGACGGCAGTGTCAGCCAATACGATGGAAAG ACTGGTGAGCAACTGGAGAACGTCCAGGCGCACGAGTTTGATCACCAGATCAACGACATCCAGTTCTCTCAGGACCGTACTTACTTCATCACTGCCTCCAAAGACAAGTCCGCTAAG CTCATCTCCTCTCGTAATCTCGCCATTCTCAAAACATACGTTGCCGATACTCCCCTGAACAGCGCCACCATCACTCCCAAAAAGGACTACGTGATCCTGGGTGGTGGCCAGGCCGCCATGGATGTCACAACCACCTCCGCCCGGCAGGGTAAATTCGAGGCCCGTTTCTACCACAAGGTCTTCGAGGACGAGATTGGCCGTGTCAGAGGCCACTTCGGTCCCCTCAACACGGTTGACGTCCACCCCAACGGCACAGCATATGCCTCCGGTGGTGAGGACGGTTACGTTCGTGTGCACCACTTTGACAAGCCCTACTTTGATTTCATGTACGAGGTCGAGAGAGAGCAGCTGAGGAAGTGA